The Elusimicrobiota bacterium genomic sequence GTCGGGGTAGCCCGAGTAGTCAAGGGCATTGGCGCCGATCACGATGGCTTGAGCTCCCACCGCGTCGGCCAAGGACAGGGCCAAGGACAGGAAAACGGTGTTTCGTCCGGGAACGTAGGTGCTCGGCAACTCCCTGCCGATCTTCGGGAGGGGCAGATCGGGAAGAGCAAGCCCCTTGTTTATCAGCGAGCTGACCTTCAACCACGGGAGGGCGAGCTTTATCTCATGGAATTCAGCCCCGGCGCGCTTGGCCGCCTCTCGCGCCGCGTCGAGCTCCCGCCGGTGCCTCTGCCCATAGTCTATGGAGAGGGCCGAGAGGCCATAACCGCGCTTCTTGGCCCAAAACAAAGCCGTGGTGGAATCAAGGCCGCCGGAAAGAAGGACCACCGCTTTCATGAAAAGAGCCGGCCTATCGCCGGACCGGGAATTTCCCGGCAAGGGCGTCGCGGCAGATCTGGGCCAGCTCCTGGGTGGTCTTCTCGGCCCTCATCAGCCATTCCAAATAGGACCGCTCCTTCTGCACCACCTCGCGCAAGGTCAAGGTCCTGTGCTTGCCGAAATTGAAGCTCGCCTCGCCGTTGCGCCAGACGAATTTCCCTTCGGAGTCCACGTTCCTGTCGTCGCGCTCCTGGCAGAGCGCGCTCAAGGCCCCCAGGTCCCGCGGGAGGGCCTCGTAGCGCTGGACCTGGCCCCAAAAAACCTCGAAGGAGGCCCGAGCGTCGGGCTCGGCGCGGTGGGCGTCGGTCAGCTCCTTGCCGCAGTAGAATTTATAGGCCGCGGTGAGGTTGCGGGGCTCCATCTTGCGGAAGATATGGAGCGAGTCCACGAGCTTGCGCCCGTTGGTGGGAAAATCGAAGCCCGCGCGCTTGATCTCGGCCTGGAGGATGGGCACGTCGAACTTGAGTATGCCGAAGCCCCCCAGGTCGGCCTCCCCGATGAACTCCAGTATCCGGGGCGCCACGTCCTTGAAGAAGGGCTGGTCTCGCACCATCTCATCTGTGATGTGGTGCACCGCCACGGCCTCTATCGGGATGGGCATGCCTGGATTGACCAAGGAGGAGAAGCTCTGTTCGGCGCCGTCGGGCAGGCGCTTGACGAGGGCTATGTCCACGATCCTGTCGTGCGCGGGGGACACGCCCGTGGCCTCTATGTCGAAGAAAACCAGGGGCTTTTCGAGCTTAAGCATGGGAGATAGAGAATTATAGCATTCCGGAAGCGGCACGACGCCGAACCGCCCTTGAGACCGGGAGCGGCCTCGGAGTCCAGCGCAGCAACAGATAAAACAGAACCGCTAAGAATGCCAGGCTGGGCCAGCCCATCGCGGGGCTGATGCCGTATAGAATCCCAAAAAGCGATATCTCGTTTACCCCGCAGAACTCGATCAACAGGTTCAATGCCGTATGCGCCGCGACCGCGGGAGCCAAGCCTCCCTTATGATAGAGGAGGGCAAAAACCAGCCCGCCAAGCACCCTGGACACGAATATGCGGCCTACAAATCCGTAGGCGAAAATGTGCCTGGCGCTAAATACCAGCGAGGACACGATGAAAGCCGCCCATAGGCCGGCTTTCGAGGCGCCGTATTTCTCTCGAAGACCGCCAAAAAGAAAGCGGCGGAATAAGATTTCCTCTCCCAAAGCGCTCAAAAATATATTGGCACTATAAGAAAACAGAGGACCCAAAACCATCTCCCCAACAACCAGATGAAGACCCGTGACCGCGGCTGCGTAAACAAACGTGAGAACATGCTTATTCGTTAAACGGAGGAACTTTACAATCTCTCGGGCGGTTAAAACTTTCAGCGTTGTCGTCAAGGCCTGGTAAATTAAGAACGCCGCGAACCCAGCCCAAGGAGAAACCTGCTGGAGCATGGCCATGAGATCCATATCGAGAGCATCCTGCGCATGGTCCACCGGCCCAATGGCAAAGGCCGCGGCCAATACAGATCCCGGAACGGCCAAAGCACCGATCAAGGCCCCAAAAAACGTGGTGCCCGCCGGACGGCTCTCCAAGAATACGGGAAAACCGATCCGCGAATTTGCTCGGTCGGGCGCGCTGGCCGGATTGGCGGGCGGCAGCCGAGCCGCCCCGCCGCCGCTTCTTTCCGGCACGACTACGGCAGGGCTGGACTCCCCTTGGCCCGCGATCCGAAGACCGTCAAAAAACCCCTCGATGGCCCCAAGGCGTCCCAGGAGGTCGCTGGAAAATGCGTCCCGGGCCATGCCGGCCTCGCTCCGGGTAATCCTCGAAAGAAGGCTTTGCGCCTCGGGATGGGCGGCAATGACGCGGGCCATTTCCGCGAGGACTTTCAGATTCGCGGGCCCGATCAGCCGCCGCATGCGCTCCCGAACCTCGGGATTGACGCCGGCGTTCTCCTTGAGCATTGCCGGACGTCCTAGGAGAGAGAAGACGACGCTCCCCAATTCATCGTGGTGGGCCAACTCTTCCCCTTGGGCATTGACCACCTCGGCCGGAAGATGTCCGCTATTCAGGAAGCTCTCAAGGACTTGCGGCTGGCTCAAGGCCGATAAGGAAGGCCGAAAAACGCGCCCGGCTGTCGCCTGGATTCTCATTGATCCCTTGCCTGATTAAAGCCTGCGAGGCAAGGGCAAGACCGCGCGGCAATAACAGCGGCCCCGAGCGGGACCGACCCCTCCCGGCCATGGCCGAGGAAGGGAACACGGACCAGGCAAGAGACACAGCCGCCGCGCAAGCGGTCGCCCTACGCGCGAAAGATCGCATGGCACAGGATGACCCGATCCGGAAGTTCTTTCCAGGGGCTTTATGCCCAGCGAGCACTAGGCCGAAAGGCCTAGATTCTCGGCGCAGCGCTTGCCGTCCAGGACGGCCTCCTCCATGAAGGAATACTTCCAGGCGCCGTAGCGGCCGATGGAATCGGCACCCATTCTTTTGAGGTGGGCGAAAATCGCCTCCACGGCCCGAGTGCGGTCGAAGTCGTAGACCACGTACGCGCAAGGAATGGGGGTCCAGAGCTTGGCGATGATCTTGTCGGAGGACTTGAGCAGGCCCGAGCCGCGCAGGCCGCGCAAGATCGCGTTTTCCATGCGCTTGAGGTCTATCCTCTCCCCGGGCTTGCGCGAGAGCTCGATGTAAAGGGAGCTAGCGCCTTTTGGCGCGGCGAGCTTGGAAAAATTATTGTAAAAGCCCACCCGATAGAACGGATACTTCTTCTCCGGGAAATAGATCCAATGCTTCTCGGAGACATCCGGGCGCCCCACCCCCAAATTGAGGCAATACACCGTATTCCAGCGAAGCTTGCGCCGCGCCTCCAGGACGGAAGCCGGCAAGGGCGAGGCCAGGTCGAGGAATTGGGGCAAGGGCACGGTGTTGACCAGGCGCTTGTAGGAGATCTCCCCCACCCCCCGCGCCACCGCCACGCGCTCGCGCAAATCCACGGAAACGACGGCATGCCCTGCCAGGAACTGGCCGGCCTCAAGCCTGGCCGCCAAGGCGTCCGGCAAGGCCTGGATCCCGCCGCGGACGGGGTAGCGGAACGCCGCGTTGTAGCCGAAAAGCTCCTTCTGCTCCATCAAGGCCCCGCGCAGGACCTCGGAGGTCTTGGGTCTCGGGATAAAGCGCCCCTGCCATTGGGTGGTGAGCTTCGCGAGAGGCATCCTCCAGAGTTTCTCATTATAAGGGAACATGAAATGCCGGCATATCCCCTCCCCGAACTGGCGCAGGCACCAGTCCTTGAAGGAGGGGTCCGACCCCAAGCCCCGCTTGGGCGGCCGGTGGATCGTCTTCAAGAAGCCCAGCACGCACTCCTCGATCACGCGATCTGGCAGGCCGTAGGTGTTGGCTTGGAAGGGATAGCGCGCGTAGCGGCCGGCAAGATAAATCCAGGATTTCCTCTGGTGCGAGGCGACATTCCCGGCGAGAAGCTCCATGACGAGCTTCTCGCCATAGGAGTCATGCAGATGCAGGAGATGGCCGGTATGGTCGAAGACAAAGCCCTCGTGGTTGATGGAACCGGCCAAGCCTCCGGGGCGCGGGTTCTTCTCCAGCACCAAGGAGCCGAGCCGGCCTCCTTGGTTTAGATGGTAGGCGGCCGACAATCCGGCCAGCCCCCCGCCCAGGATCAAGACGTCGGTTTTTATCACGGGCGCATCACGACCTGGGCCAAGGCCTTGGAGAGGAGCAGAAGCTCGGCCAGGATCACGGCGTAAATGCACAGGGCGAACCCCAAGGGCAGCACAGTCACGAGAAACGCGCAGAAGGCAAGGAAGAGCCCCGCGCCCGCGGCCAGGCAGACGATACGGCCGCGGGAGTAGCCGAGCTTCTCCAGGCGTAAGGCAAAATGATCCTTGGAGCCGAGGAACGGTGACTCTCCCTGGCGGATCCTCAGGATCATGACGAAGAAGGTGTCGTACATGGGGATGAGGAGGATCAAAAGCGGGGCGAAAACCCCCAAAGGATTGATCTCGCTGTATTTGGTCCCCAAGGCCAAAGCCGAGAGGACGAAGCCCAGGAAAAGGCTGCCGCAGTCTCCCATGAATATCTTGCGGCGAGGGGAGATGTTCCAGGGAATGAACCCCAGCGCGGCCCCGGCCAAGGCCGCGGAGGCGAAGTTGACGTAAAGCTCCTCGGAGGGAAGCGAAATCATCAAGAAGCCCAAGGCCGCGATGGCGGCTTGGCTGGCGCTCAAGCCGTCCATGATGTCTATGATGTTGAAGGCGTTGGTGATCCCGACCACCCAAAGCACGGTCAGGCCCACGGCCAAATAATCCGGGCTCAGGAAGCGGATGCGGATCCCGAAATAGAGAAGGAGGAAAGCGGCCGCCATCTGCACCGTGAATTTGGGCTTAAAGTGGAGGCCGTAGGGCTTTTTCAAGTCGTCCACGACGCCTAGAAGGAAGACCAAGGTCCCCCCGACAATCAAGGCGCGCAGGGTCCGAAGCGTCCCGGTCGGGAAATTGGTGAGGAGGCGAAGCATCACCAAGGTCCCGACGAAGCCGCAGTAAATGGCTATGCCCCCCAAGGACGGGGTCGAGGTCTTGTGGGTCTTGATCGCGGAGGAGGGCTGATCCATCCAGCCCCGGCGCAGGGCGAGGGCTCTGACCAGCGGGGTCAAGGCGAAGGAGAGGACCCAGGAAGCTCCCAAGGCGTACAGGTAGAGCCTCACAGCACCTTCACTTTGTACAAGGCGCAAGCGGGACCCTGGAAAACCGGCTCCAAGTACTGGTCAAGGCCCGCCCAGTTCCGGGCGGCGCGCGCGCTCGCCGGGCCCAGGGCCGGGGCCAGGCGGGCGGCCTCGCGGGGGACGTAGAGGACGGTCGAGAATCCCTCCCCGCGAATCCTCCTAGCCAGAGCCGCGGGATCCGAGGCTTCAGCGCCCCAGGACAGGTAGCGGTTGGGAGCATTCACCGTCGCTGCCTCGTGCTCGCCCTTGACGTAATAGCCGCGCTGCTCGCCCACCACGAGGACGGCGCCGCCGTTCCCCGCGGAATCCGCCCGGCGGGCGCAGGGATAATAGTCGAGGCGACGCGATAGGAACTCCTCGCGGCTTTGCAGCCCGAAAAGAAGCTCGGGAACCCTCAAAAGCCCGGCCTCCACGTAGCCGAATAGGAAGAGATGGGCCCCTATGAAGAAACCCATGGCCGAAGCCAAAGCTCTCCGCCCCCAGGCCTCGAGCCCGTCCCACAATTTATGAAGACCGCTTCCCGCCAAAAGGCATAAAAGAGGAAGAATCGCCGCCAAAAAGCGCAGGACCTCGGCCGTGAAAAACCACACGCCGAAATAGGCCAGGCAGAACCAAGAAAGGCCCCTCAAGAATTGATTTTTCCACCCGGCCCAGATTCCAACCGGCAAGAGCCAAAACACCGCTTCCCAGCCGAGCCCCCCTAATACGTCGGCTCCCCCTCCAAAACGGGGGTCGTTGGTCAGCAGCCTCAAGGGCAGGAGGAGAAGGTCCTTCCCAAGGGATCCGACGTGCCCGTATTCGGTGAAGACGTGGAAATACGCTTCGGACGACCGGGAGCTCCAGCCCGTGCGGGTCATGGGAAACCAGCGGTAGAAAAACGGAAACACGGGATTGCCCACGGCCAGGAAGTTCTTGGCGAGCCACGGGATAAATAGAGCCGTCACAATCCCGACGAATACGCCCAAGTCCGCGGCCGCGGCGCGCCTTTGGGCCCGATGCGCGCGCAAAGCCGCCGCGGCCAGCGGAACCGCCAGGAGTGCTGCAGTGGCGCCGGCGTAGTACTTGGTGCCCAAGGCCAGGCCCGTGAAAAGGGCGGAAAGGCAGAGCCAGGAGCGAGGCCCCGCGCCGGGGCTGAGCTGCCTCCAGCGCAGATAAGAGAAAACCGCTGCCGTGCTCCAAAGCATGGCCAAGGGCTCCACGTAGGTGGTGGCCGAGAGGAGCATGGCGCTCGTGTGCGTGGCCAAGAGAAGGCAGGAGAGAAGCACCGCGTTCATCGGGGCTTCGCGCTTTCCCATCTCGAATATCCAGCACAGGCTCAAGGCCGTGGCCAGCCACATGAGCATTTGGGCCATGAGATCCGATTTCAGGACCAAGGCCAAGGCGAAGAGCATTTCCCCGTTCTGGGGAAAGTGCGAAAAAATCAAATGCGGGGGATAGGAGAATCCCCCGGCCCGGACATAGGCCTGGGGTAGGGCCAGGTGGTAGACCAAGGAGTCGTACTGATGGGGAGGAACCCAGGTCATCCAGAAGCACAGGAGCAGGGGCAGGAAAATCGCGACCGAGGCCAGAGGCCTCTCGCGCAAGAGATTGCGGTCCGCCGCCAGTGAAGCGAGCATGGGCCGCATCTCGGTGAAGCCGACCACCCATAGCAGGGAAAGCAACAGGATCACGGCCCAAAGATTGAGGAGCCCGCAGGCGGCCAGCATGAAGGACCCAAGGCTTAAGACCCCGAGGCCGAGGCTTGCGCCGATCAAGGTTTTCTGGGAATCGCTGACGTCCGCGAGATTCAAGAAGCCCGCGAAAACCCGCCCGCTTCCGGCCGCAGTCAAGGCGACGAGGCTGAAGAGCAAGGTCGCCCAGAGTCCCTCCTCCGCCGCCGGCCCGCAATAGCGCGCCACGGTCGTTACCGCCAGGAGGAGGCTCGCGGCCGCGGCAAAGCCCGAAGGCCGGCTCATTATCCCCGCGTGGCGCCGTGTTTCGGAGTGAGGAGGGCTAAGGAAACAAGGCCCAGGCGATGGACCAAGAACTGGGCCAGCACCCAAAGAGCGGAAAGGCCGTAAACCACGCTGCGCCTAAAATTGATGGAGGACGCTTCGGGGAAATAACGCGCAGCCACCGGCACGTCTCCCACGCGGAACTGGCAGGCCGCGGCTTGGATCAAGAATTGCTGATCGAAGACGAAGTCGTCGGAGTTCATCTCCCAGGGCAAGGTCTCGAGGACTTGCCGAGAATAGGCCCTAAGCCCCGAGTGCCATTCCCCCAGATTTTGCCCGGTCAGGAAATTCTCAAGTCCCGTCAGCAGGCGGTTGAAGACGTACTTGTAGAGCGGCATCCCCCCCTTCAAGGCCTCCCAGCGGGTGCGGATGCGGTTGCCCAGGACCACGTCGCAGACCCCGGCCGAGATGAGCCCGCTCATGATCGGGGCCAGGCGCGCGTCGTACTGGTAGTCGGGGTGGATCATGATGACGATGTCGGCCCCGCGCTTCAAGGCCTCGGCATAGCAGGTCTTCTGGTTGCCGCCGTAGCCGAGGTTTTTTTCATGGATGATGGTCGTCAGGCCCAGGCGCCTGGCCGCCGCGACCGTGCCGTCCTTGGAGCAGTCGTCCACCAGGATAATCTCGGAGACGGCCCCGGGCGGGATGTCGCGCACCGTTTTCTCAAGCGTTTTCTCCGCGTTGTAAGCGGGCAAAACCGCGATGACCTTGAGCTTGGCTCCTGGCATATGCGTACTATTAAACTACAATTTGCTCAAAAAGTTAAAAAGTTAGCGCATGATTCCGTACACTTGGAGGACCGGGCCGTTGAGGCGGCCTGGGACCGGGGAGAAGGTCCGCAGAAGCCGCCCATCCCGGGCCAGCTCCTCGAAGAACATCGCGTACTCGGGCTCGCGGTCGGGGCGCGCCCCGTAGCTCGAGGTGACGACGTACCGGATGCGCAGGGCCTTGGCCACGTCGAGACCCGGGCGCACGTCCGCGTACGAGGAATCGGCCTGGGAGAGGGCCACGTGGCGGGGGGACGCGTCCATACCCCGGGCGGAGTGCTGGATGCGGTAGATGCGGTAGCCGCCTCCGGGGTGGAAGTCGGCCATGGCGCGGTAAAGCCTCGCCCGTGGGGAGCCCAGCCGCCGCGTCCTTTCCCATAGCTCGAGGGCTTGCTCCCGCGCCATGGGAAGGCCCGGAGAGGCGTCCGGCTGGTCGAGAAGAACAGCCTCCCCGGCTGGAATGTTCTCCCGGATCCAGCGGGCCGCTTCCTGACGAGTATCCGCACGCCTCATCTCGCGGTCGAGGCTGAGGCAGGACAAAAATCCCGGGAGCACCACGATCAAGGCCGCCGCGGCCGCAAGCCAAGCCTTTCTTGGACGCTCGATCCAAGAGAGCCCCCGAGAGGCCAGGAAAGCCAAGCCCGGGTAGCCTCCCGCCAAATAGCGCGGCCAGCCCCCGTCGGGATTGCCGCTCAAGGCAAGTATGTAGAAAAGAAGCGGGCCGGCCGAAAGAAGGGCGAGTCTCGACCGCCCCGCGGCCAGAAGGAAAAATCCCAGGAGACACGCCGCTCCCCCCGCCAGGCCGGAGCCGGAAAAACCCGCCATGTTGGCGAGGATGGACTTGAGGAGCTCCCGGCGGTTGACGGGATAGAGCGCGGCCTGCTCCATGTGATCCCGTATCCCGGCCCAGAAGCCCGGGAAATCGAGGAGGGCGTAGGGCGTGCCCGCGAGAAACCCCAAGCCCAGGGCCGCCAAGCCCTCGAGAAGGAAGCGGTGCGGCCTCTCGGAGAGCCTCAGCACATGGGCCAAGGGAAGAAGGGACCAAAGCGGCAGGGCGGTGTACTGGGCGGAGAATGCGAGCCCCAAGAAAAACCCGCAGGCCCAGTAAGAAAGGCGACCGCCCTCGCGCTGGAGGCGGAAAGCCCAATACCAGCCCGCGGCCGCCAGAAAAAACATCAGGGAGTCTGGCTTGGCGGCATGGCCGAGCTCGGATAAAACGGGCGAGAAGGCCAGCAGGATGGCTCCCCAGGCAAGGCCCTCTCCGCCCGGGCGGGCCTCCCGCTCCATTTTCCAGACCCAAGCAAGTCCGGCCACGCTGAAAAAGGCGGAGAGGACTCTTCCCATCAAATAAAAGGGCGCGGGATGCCAGGCGAAATGCCCCACGAAGGCGCCCAAGCCGCGGCAAAGGCCGAGGCATGACCAAAGTAGGAAGTATAGGCCGTAAAGGATGAAAAGAAGGTATGGCCATAGCGTCGGGTACTTGAAGGCATAGGGCCTGAGGCTTCCCCCGCCGAAAGAAACGGCCAAATTGACCAGGTGCGGCTCGTCGCCGTTGAAGGTATGAGGAAGGCCCCAAGCAATCCCTACAAGACGAACCAGCAAGGCCGAGAAGAGCAACGCCGAAAGGCCGGCGAGGCCTCGCCGGCTCATGGCGCGCCGCGGCAGAACACGCGCGCCGCCTCGGCCACGCGCGAAAGCTGCGGGGCCTCAAGCTCGGGATACAAGGGAAGCGACAATATCTCGGAGGCGGCCTTTTCCGCCTCGGGAAAATCGCCCTCTCGGCCGAGCCAGGGACCGAGGGCCGGCTGAAGATGCGCGGGCCGAGGATAATGCACGTCGGCTTGTATCCCCAGGGCCTGGAGCTTGGCCAACAGCGCGTCGCGACGCGCGTGACGCACCACGAAAAGATGGCAGTTGGAAATTCGATCTTGCTCTTCCTCGACGAAAGAGAGGCCCGCAAGTCCGGCGAGGGCCTGGCGGTACGTTTGGGCGTGCCGGCGCCGGGCCGCGTTCCAAAGGTCCAAATGCGCAAGCTTGGCCGAGAGCACCGCGGCCTGCACATCCGCCATTCTCTCGTTTCCCGCCAGGGCGTCGTGGTAGTTTTTCTTCTCGGAGCCGTGATTGCGCAAGGCGCGCAAAGCCCGGGCCAAGGCCTCGTCGTCGGTCGCCACGGCCCCCGCGTCCCCATAGGCCCCCAGGTTTTTCCCGGGGTAGAAGCTGAAGGCCGCGGCCCGGGCCAAAGACCCGGCCTTGCGGCCCTTATAAAGGGAGCCCGCGGCCTGGGCCGCGTCTTCGAGCAGTATGAGACCTCTCCTCCTGGAGAGGTCTCGGAAGTTTGCCATGTCCGCCGGCTGCCCGTAGAGATGCACCGGCAAGATGACCTTGGTCTTCGAGGTGAGGACTTTTTCCACCTGGACGGGGTCCAGGTTTAGCGTGCGCGGCTCCACGTCCGCGAAGACAGGCTTGGCCCCGCAAAGGAGGATCGCCTCGACCGTGGCGAAAAAGGTGAGCGGGGTCGTCACCACCTCGTCGCCCGGCCCCACCCCGCAGGCCTTGAGCAGGAGCCAAAGGGCCGAGGTCCCCGAGGAGACTCCCACGCAATATTTGACGCCGAGGTAAGCGGCGAACTCCCGCTCGAAACTTTCCACGGCCGGGCCCAGGACGAAGTGCTGGCTTGCCAGCACTGGGGCGAGGGCTTGGCCGATCTCGGCGCGGATGGACTGGTCCTGGGCCTTGAGGTCAACTAAGGGGATGGTCTCCACAGCCAGGAGATTCTACCCTCTTTAAGAAGACTTTTGCACCGTGGTACAATGCGTCATGGCTCCCTCCCCGCCGCTCTCGCGCCTGCTGCGCTACGCCTCCAAGCACCGGCGCCGGGTGCGGCTCGCCTCGGCCTGCTCGGCCGCCAACAAATTCTTCGACATCGCGCCCGAGCTCCTCATCGGCATGGCCGTGGACGTCGTGGTCAAGGGCCGACGATCGCTGATGGCCGGCTGGGGGCTCGCAGACCCCATGGCCCAGCTCGCGGTCCTGGCTGGGCTCACGCTGGCCATCTGGGTGCTCGAGTCCCTGTTCGAGTACTTCTACCAAATCCTTTGGAGGAATCTCGCGCAGACGATCCAGCACGAGCTCCGTATGGACGCCTACTCCCATGTCCAGCGCCTCGACATGGCCTATTTCGAGGAGCAGAGCACGGGAAGCCTCGTGGCCACGCTCAACGACGATATCAACCAGCTCGAGCGCTTCTTGAACGGCGGGGCCAACGACCTCATCCAGGTCTTCTTCTCCGCGGCCCTAATAGGGGCCATCTTCTTCTACCTGGCCCCGCTCGTGGCCTTCTTCGCCATGCTGCCGATCCCGGCGATTCTGGCCGGGGCCTTCTGGTACCAGAAGCGCGCCGAGCCCCTCTACGCCGCGGTGCGCGACCAGGCCGCGGCGATCTCGGCGCGGCTCTCCAACAGCATCTCCGGCATCGCCACGATCAAGAGCTACACCGCCGAGGAGCGGGAGCTGGAGCGCCTTCGGGCCGAGAGCCTCGAATACACCCGCGCCAACGCCCGGGCCATACGCATGAGCTCGGCCTTCATCCCCATCATACGCATGGCGATATTGGCCGGGTTTCTCGCGACCTTGGTCCTAGGAGGAAGAATGGCGCTCCAGGGAACCTTGGCCGTAGGCTCCTACAGCGTCCTGGTTTTCCTCACCCAGCGCCTCCTTTGGCCCCTCACGGGGCTGGCGGAGACCGTGGATCTCTACCAGCGCGCCATGGCCTCGGCGCGGCGGGTGCTGGACTTGATCGGAACCCCGGTCGCGCTCGTCCATGGGGGCAAGCCTCTTTTAAGGAAGGACGTCCGGGGCGAGCTCCGCTTCACGAATGTTTCCTTCTCCTACCGCGGAAGAGCCCCGGCTCTGCGGAACATTTCCCTCGCCATCCCGGCCGGGAGCACCGCCGCCTTCGTAGGGCCGACGGGCTCTGGAAAAACCACCTTGACCAAGCTCCTCCTGCGCTTCCACGACCCCAATGAAGGCCGCATCACTCTCGATGGGACCGACATCACCGAGTTCGACCCGCGGGCCCTCAGGCAAGCCATCGGCTTTGTGAGCCAGGATATCTTCCTTTTCCACGGCAGCGCCCGGGAGAACATCGCCTACGGCGGCGCGGAGGGAGGAAACGGCAAGGTAGAAAGCGCCGCGAAAGCGGCCGAAGCCCACGAGTTCCTGGTCCAGTTGCCCCAGGGCTACGACACGGTGGTGGGCGAGCGCGGCCAAAAGCTCTCCGGCGGCCAGCGCCAGCGCCTGGCCATCGCGCGCGCCGTGCTCAAGGATCCGCCCATTTTGGTCCTGGACGAGGCGACCTCCGCGGTGGACAACGAGACCGAAGCCGCCATCCAGAAGTCTTTGGATCGCATCGTGGTCGGCCGCACCACCATCATGGTCGCCCACCGCCTCTCCACCATCGTCAAGGCCGACCGCATCTTCGTCCTGGACAAGGGCCGGATCGCCGAGTCCGGCAGCCATCCTCAACTCCTAGCCCTTCGCGGCATTTACGCCGGGCTCTGGCACGTGCAGACGGGCGCCTAGAAGCAGTCGGTATGCGCCGGATTACGTCTTGACCCACGATCCCAAAGCCTCGAGCGCCGAGCCCTCGCTGAGTTTTCGGTATTGCTTCAACACCTCAGTCGGAACCCATTTTGGGAACGCGACATCGCGGCTGATGTGGCGACCGGAGGAGGTATGCTCCTGGCGGACCCGCGCCAACTGCTTGGCCGAGAAGCGGTAGCCTAGCCGGACCAAGGCGGGCCAAAGCCTTTTATGGACCAAGGTGATCTTGCCGCCTACGAGCCGGCAAACCAGAACATCGGGCGACTCCGTCACGTTTCCGAGAATCGCGAATATCGCCTGACCCTTGGGATGGCCCCACCAGCTGCCCTTGATAGACTCGCCCGCGATGAAATCAACCAGGCTCGGGACGGGGCCTTTCGCCGAGACCAGAACCACCCCCTGCTTGCGGACAAAATCCAGCGCCTTGTCGGCGGTCATGGCTCAAGTGTCATAGACTTCCCGGCGATGGCCGACCGTCAAAACCAATACGACCAGCTCTGCCTTCCGAACCTTGTATAAGATGCGCCAGTCTCCGACCCGATAGGACCATCTGTCGCTGAGCAGTCCCGTCAGGCGTTTGCCGAGCTCCGGGTGCTGGGAGAGCCTTATTATGGCTTTTTCGACGCGCTCCTTGACGGCGCGATCGAGCTTTCGAATGCGGCGGGCCGCCTCCTCGGTGTAGAGGACGCGGTAGGTCATTTGAATATGTCTTCGTGCTCCACGAGGCGCCGCGCCCTCTCGTCTTCCTCCGCTTTAAGCAAGGACAGCATCAGCTTCTTGTCGGCCAGGATCTCCAAGGTTTCGAGCTCCTCCGGAGACACGAGAACCGCCGAAGGGGTTCCATTCCTGGTGATGACGACGCGCTCGCGCTTTTTCCTGCCGATGGAGGCCACCATCTCGGGCAGATGCGCCCGGACATAGGAGACTGGAGCGATTTTTGTCATTGTTTCACCTCCGGCCATATTGTACATTATTCTGTACAATTATGCCACTGCCGACACGACCTCAACGCCGTCTCGCTCCACGACGCCTAAGAAAACGGCTTCTTGGAGCGCGACCAAGCGGTGAACCTCTCCGGGGCCGGCAAACACATGATCGCCCGGGCCCAGGATTTGCGAGCAATACTCGACGCTCCCTTCGATTAAAAATATCTGTTCCCACCCCGGGTGCTTGTGAAACGGAAATGAAGACCCCCTCGCGAGCTTGAGAAGGGCCGTGCCTCCCCCGGCATCATTGCGCCATAGCCAACAGAAGGCGATGCCCTCGTACACGGTGGGGTTCCACTGCCTATCCTTGGCTAACGAGAAAATCATGACTGAACCTCCCTTGCGA encodes the following:
- a CDS encoding CPBP family intramembrane metalloprotease, which gives rise to MRIQATAGRVFRPSLSALSQPQVLESFLNSGHLPAEVVNAQGEELAHHDELGSVVFSLLGRPAMLKENAGVNPEVRERMRRLIGPANLKVLAEMARVIAAHPEAQSLLSRITRSEAGMARDAFSSDLLGRLGAIEGFFDGLRIAGQGESSPAVVVPERSGGGAARLPPANPASAPDRANSRIGFPVFLESRPAGTTFFGALIGALAVPGSVLAAAFAIGPVDHAQDALDMDLMAMLQQVSPWAGFAAFLIYQALTTTLKVLTAREIVKFLRLTNKHVLTFVYAAAVTGLHLVVGEMVLGPLFSYSANIFLSALGEEILFRRFLFGGLREKYGASKAGLWAAFIVSSLVFSARHIFAYGFVGRIFVSRVLGGLVFALLYHKGGLAPAVAAHTALNLLIEFCGVNEISLFGILYGISPAMGWPSLAFLAVLFYLLLRWTPRPLPVSRAVRRRAASGML
- a CDS encoding undecaprenyl/decaprenyl-phosphate alpha-N-acetylglucosaminyl 1-phosphate transferase, translated to MRLYLYALGASWVLSFALTPLVRALALRRGWMDQPSSAIKTHKTSTPSLGGIAIYCGFVGTLVMLRLLTNFPTGTLRTLRALIVGGTLVFLLGVVDDLKKPYGLHFKPKFTVQMAAAFLLLYFGIRIRFLSPDYLAVGLTVLWVVGITNAFNIIDIMDGLSASQAAIAALGFLMISLPSEELYVNFASAALAGAALGFIPWNISPRRKIFMGDCGSLFLGFVLSALALGTKYSEINPLGVFAPLLILLIPMYDTFFVMILRIRQGESPFLGSKDHFALRLEKLGYSRGRIVCLAAGAGLFLAFCAFLVTVLPLGFALCIYAVILAELLLLSKALAQVVMRP
- a CDS encoding FAD-dependent oxidoreductase — protein: MIKTDVLILGGGLAGLSAAYHLNQGGRLGSLVLEKNPRPGGLAGSINHEGFVFDHTGHLLHLHDSYGEKLVMELLAGNVASHQRKSWIYLAGRYARYPFQANTYGLPDRVIEECVLGFLKTIHRPPKRGLGSDPSFKDWCLRQFGEGICRHFMFPYNEKLWRMPLAKLTTQWQGRFIPRPKTSEVLRGALMEQKELFGYNAAFRYPVRGGIQALPDALAARLEAGQFLAGHAVVSVDLRERVAVARGVGEISYKRLVNTVPLPQFLDLASPLPASVLEARRKLRWNTVYCLNLGVGRPDVSEKHWIYFPEKKYPFYRVGFYNNFSKLAAPKGASSLYIELSRKPGERIDLKRMENAILRGLRGSGLLKSSDKIIAKLWTPIPCAYVVYDFDRTRAVEAIFAHLKRMGADSIGRYGAWKYSFMEEAVLDGKRCAENLGLSA
- the queC gene encoding 7-cyano-7-deazaguanine synthase QueC, with the protein product MKAVVLLSGGLDSTTALFWAKKRGYGLSALSIDYGQRHRRELDAAREAAKRAGAEFHEIKLALPWLKVSSLINKGLALPDLPLPKIGRELPSTYVPGRNTVFLSLALSLADAVGAQAIVIGANALDYSGYPDCRPRYLAAFEKAARLGSRSGSAGREFEVLAPLIRLDKKGIIKLALKVNAPLALTWSCYRGGQRPCGKCDSCKLRAKGFYEVGVADPALS
- a CDS encoding 3'-5' exonuclease, which encodes MLKLEKPLVFFDIEATGVSPAHDRIVDIALVKRLPDGAEQSFSSLVNPGMPIPIEAVAVHHITDEMVRDQPFFKDVAPRILEFIGEADLGGFGILKFDVPILQAEIKRAGFDFPTNGRKLVDSLHIFRKMEPRNLTAAYKFYCGKELTDAHRAEPDARASFEVFWGQVQRYEALPRDLGALSALCQERDDRNVDSEGKFVWRNGEASFNFGKHRTLTLREVVQKERSYLEWLMRAEKTTQELAQICRDALAGKFPVRR